Genomic window (Daucus carota subsp. sativus chromosome 5, DH1 v3.0, whole genome shotgun sequence):
TACAGTGTTTTGTTGCCAGTCAAATTGGCAGGCATCAAAAGAAGATTGTGCCGAATACGGAACTGTTTTCGCATTTTAGGTTTCAGATCAATATAGAGCTATACTCAGATTTTATGATGCGTCATTACCTTGCAAAACATATTAGTGACCATACTCTATGTTATACACAATTAGTTTTTAAACTTTATATACATACCTGCTCAGTTATAATACCAGATAAAGCAACCATCGCTCCTGGTTTAGCAAAAGAAACAATTTGATCTGCCAAATTCAACAGAGGGTACAAGAGTATGTTTGCAACCACAATATCATACTTCACTATTTCATCAAAGCTGGCCTCTGGTTCATAAGAACCCTGACCTTCAAAACCAGTTGAATTGTTTTCTGATGGGGAATTAATTTCCTCACTGGGAACAAGGTACAGTTGCAAGATATCAGGTCCTATGTTGTTCAAAGTGGCATTATGTCGTGCAGCAGTAATTGCTTGGGGATCTATATCAATTCCAACAGCGAAGTCTGCACCAAACTGCAAAAATTTTgctaaatgaaaaaaaataaagaaagatAACACAAGTACAGGAACATAAAAGATGTCATCTAAATTTTTTGCAGGATCCAAAAGAGATGCATGATGTTTACAAATGGTATTGGGCTTCACTCTATCTAGACTGTAGCAGAATATTTACAAACTTCATACCAATACCAATATGTCTTAAAAGTATCCTAACATGGTCCACAATTAACGAATTTAGAGATCTCCAAATAGAATCATTTCTGCGTGCATTTAGGTTAATCGCCAATATCCTACGTGAGGGTTCGCACATTGgtatttagttttttttgtaaattgttATAAACATTAATAGCTTGATTAACACTTCGCTATGTAATACTCTATATGTTTTGTAACTGAGAGAAGCATGTAGGTATAATAACCCATTGAAATTAAAGTAAAAGATAGTCttgaatataaattagaaatctTTATGTATGGGTTTGTGTATTAATCAATCAAACTTAAAGCAAGATTCAGTACCTTCAATGCAGCAATTGCAAGAATTCCGGAACCCGTGCCATAGTCTAGAAATGATTCTTTTCctttaattatttcatgcaGCAATAGTAAACACAACTTAGTTGTGGGATGGTCCCCAGTTCCAAATGCCAGACCAGGATTCAGGATGATATTAGTCGCTTGAAGGTCCTGCAGCAGTCCAAATTACAAACCTTAATAAACTGAATCACGGACTACTGAAATTCAAAATGTTACGATCATGAGTTGCATATTCATGAAATGAGGTGGAAGCTTGTTCTCAACagaataatatgattatgaCAGTCAAGGAATACTAATGAGTTACAAGGCTATTTCCTGTCAGGATGATGACTAATATACAGTACTGGCACTATTTTAAAGAACCTTAACGTTTCTAAATTCGAGCTATAAATTGTAATGGAGGTCACCAAAAATAGCTTCCTATGTACAGAGTTGCATATTCTAATAAATGAACCAAAATAATGCAAAAGTGTGAATGACCGTACTAGGGGAGTTCTCCACTCAGGTACAATCCAGAGTCCTTTTGTGACTTCAACTGGATGAAAAGAGTCCTGCAACAGTAGATCAAATATCAACATGGTAAAAAATTTCGAGCACGGAAAGACCAATGATCAGCAAAGAAGAATAAACATACAATATGGATAAATATAGcttctaaatttttttcaaacatATCAGGATAACGAGTAATCATTGCTTAAATTGTGGTTCAAGTGTAGATGAACATGATAATACGCTACTAATATGCAACAAGAAAATATATTCAATGTTTTTAGGTATTTAAAAGAAGATCGAgtttatataatcaatatcaCC
Coding sequences:
- the LOC108222115 gene encoding uncharacterized protein LOC108222115 — protein: MSPVLCCFRNHIFKHLACTNSLVRREFSLTKLLSVKAVPLSTCTNASLTSPFLSVHIQCRKDFADMLSEALLCFGASSTSIDEQDSHVQNEEICISSIYDISKDVRKSILHAADSIGLKDLPTYKIVKGYHSDWIKDIQDSFHPVEVTKGLWIVPEWRTPLDLQATNIILNPGLAFGTGDHPTTKLCLLLLHEIIKGKESFLDYGTGSGILAIAALKFGADFAVGIDIDPQAITAARHNATLNNIGPDILQLYLVPSEEINSPSENNSTGFEGQGSYEPEASFDEIVKYDIVVANILLYPLLNLADQIVSFAKPGAMVALSGIITEQLPRITGRYSEFLEDITVSKMDDWACVSGKKRRI